A region of the Pricia mediterranea genome:
TCCATAGGATGCCTTGATGTCTTTGTGAATCAAGATACCTCCGACGGGAAAGCCGTTGCCCATGCCTTTTGCGATGCTTATGATATCAGGATCAATGTTGGATTCCGATTCAACCAATGCGTTGTGATGTTGAAACCCAAAGAACTTGCCGGTGCGTCCGAAACCGGATTGCACTTCGTCGGCAATCAGTACCACCTGGTTTGCATTGCAGAGTTTTTGGAGTATGCGATAAAATTCGGTGGAGGGCTCGTCGAGTCCACCGACCCCTTGAACGGCTTCAAAAATGACGGCGCACACATCGCCCTTCTCGATTTCCTTTTTTAAAGCATCGCCATCATTGAAGGGCAGAAAGGTCACTTTCTGCTGCCGGTTGATGGGGGCGTTGATTTTAGGATTGTCCGTAACCGCCACTGCGGCCGACGTACGGCCGTGAAAACTGTTGTCGAACGCGATGACGCGGGACTTCCCCGTATGGAACGAGGCCAGTTTTAAGGCGTTCTCGTTGGCTTCGGCCCCTGAATTGCAGAGAAATAGGTTGTAGTCCCCGCACCCCGATAGCCGGCCCAACTTTTCCGCCACCTCCGCTTGTAGGGGGTTCTTGACCGAATTGCTGTAAAAGCCGATGTTATCGAGCTGGTCTTTCAGCCGCTTTACGTATCGCGGATGTGAATGACCGATCGATATCACGGCATGCCCACCATAGAAATCGAGATATTCCTGTCCTTTATCATCAGTGACGACAATGCCCTCGGCCGATACCGGGGTCACGTCGTATAAAGGGTAAACATCGAATAATTTCATATTTTTAAACTTTAACCTATCAAATTTAACTTGCTCCAATCAGGCCTAACCCCTAGACTGTCACCCGCTAATTGCCCCTGCCGACTCTTTTCAAAGCTGCCCTTCCTGGATAAGGCTGATTTTCGCGTAAGATGCCGCTATTCCTTGTATCAATGAAGAGCTCAAGCCCTGATGCTCCATTTCGTTAAGGCCTTGAATGGTGCATCCCTTGGGGGTGGTCACCTTATCGATTTCGGCTTCCGGATGGCTGCCCGAGGCGATCAACAGGTTGGCTGCCCCGTTGCAGGTGTGCATGGCCAGCTCTTGGGCTTCCTTGGCATCAAATCCCAGTTGAATGGCCCCCTGGGTGGTGGCCCGGATCAAGCGCATCCAAAAAGCGATGCCGCTGGCGCAGATAACGGTCGCGGCCTGCATTTGGGATTCAGGAATCTCCATGGAATGTCCCATTCTATTAAAGATGGCTTTGGCAAGGGCTACCCTTTTTTTTCCGCTTTCGTTACTACAGAGACAGGTCATGCTCTTTCCTACCGAAATCGCGGTGTTGGGCATACTGCGGATGATGGGATGACCGTCACCGATAATGGCTTCCATTTTGGCAATGCTGAATCCGGTAATTGTGGAGATGACAAGATGTTTTTCCGTCAGTAGATCCTTGGTATTTTCTAAAAGGAACTCCAATTGACTCGGCTGCACCGCCAAGATCAAAATGTCGGAGTTTTCGACCGCCCTACGATTGTCGGAAGTGATAGTGACATTGCCGTACTTTTCGAAATCCCTGATGTCGTCCAGGTTCCGTTTGGTCAGGTACAGGGTGGTGGCTCCGTCGGTGTTCAAGAGGCCCTTGGCGATGGACAGTCCCAGGTTTCCGGCTCCGATGATGGCTATTTTCATGATTTCTGATATTAAATTTCCTTCATTCATAATTGCGAGCGGAGCGAAGTAATCCGTTGACATTACTGCTAGTATCAACAGATTGCTTCGTCGCTTTGGCATTTTCCAAGAATCGTCACTTGATTCTGCTCCTTGCAACAACGTCCTGATTTGAATACTTTAGTCTAAAACACGCCCGCTTTCAACCGCAATCCATCGTCCTCCGGGAATCCGAACATCAGGTTCATATTTTGCACCGCTTGTCCCGATGCGCCTTTCAGCAGGTTGTCCGTTGCGGAAGTAATTAAAAGGATGTTTTTGTGCTTATGTAAGTGGATATGACAGTTGTTCGTATTCACTACTTGTTTTAAATGGAGGGGCGCTTCCGCCACGTGGGTAAAAGCGGCCTCCTTATAAAAATTGCGATAGAGTTGGATGGCATCTTCCTCGTTTCCATTGAATTTGGTGTAGGCGGTCGCGAGGATGCCCCGGGGAAAATCGCCCCGATGGGGCAGAAAATAGAGTTCCCCGATATGGGGATGCCGGGATTTCAGGACTTCCTCTATCTCCTCCAAATGCTGATGGGTAAAGGGCTTGTACCAGCTGGCGTTGTTGTTCCGCCAGCTGAAATGCGTGGTTTCGGACGGACGAACGCCCGCCCCCGTGCTTCCGGTAATTGCATTGATGTGGATATCGTGCTGTAGAAGTCCCGCCTGGGCCAAAGGGAGCAACGCCAACTCGATGGTCGTGGCGAAACATCCGGGATTGGCGATATGATTCGCTTTTTGAATGTCCGATTTTTTCAGTTCGGGCAGCCCGTACACAAACTCCTTTCCTTCGAAAACGGCGTCTTCTTGCAACCGGAAATCGGTGCTGAGGTCGATGATCTTGGTGCGGTCCGAAAACTTGTTCTCCTGTAGGAACTTGGAGGAGTTGCCGTGTCCCAAACAAAGAAAAACGACGTCGACTGCCGGATTTATACCTCCCGTAAACTCCATTTCGGTAGTCCCCAACAAATCGGGATGTGCCGTGGTTACTTTCTTCCCGGCCCGGGTCGTGCTATAGACGAAATCGATTTTCGCTTGCGGATGTTGCAGCAGGATTCGGATCAATTCCCCACCAGTATAGCCCGAACCGCCTATTATTCCTACGTTGATCATGGTTGTTTATAATTCTATTATCGTTTTAGGTCTCGACTGCGCCTGTCTCGGGCGAAGTCGAGAGGCTCGACCTGACATTGGTTCCACTTTTTGGAACTCTGGGCCGACAAGACGGTGTATGTTCCCATTTTTCGGTGCCCAGGTCAATTCTTCCTTTGGGAATTAGATGACCTGTTTACATGGTTATAAATCTTCCCCGGGTTCGAGAGCAGCTTGATAAACCCCTTGGCATCATCGGCCGTCCAGCCCTTGTTCACTTCGCCGTAGCTTCCGAACGCGGCGCTCATCAAATCGTGCTCCGATTCGATTCCGTTGAGTTCGAAGCGGTAGGGGTGTAGCGACACGAAAACATCCCCCGAAACATTCTTTTGGGTATCGGTCAAAAAGGCCTCGATGTTCCGCATGACCTCGTCCAAATAATTCCCCTCGTGCAACAACATCCCATAGAAATTGCCCAGTTGCTCCTTTTGGAACTGCTGCCATTTACCGAGGGTATGTTTTTCCAACAAATGATGCGCTTTAATGATAATCAACGATGCCGAAGCCTCGAATCCCACCCGGCCCTTGGTGCCGATGATGGTATCCCCCACATGAATGTCGCGCCCGATGGCGTATTTTGACGCCAGGGCCTCTAATTTGATGATATTTTCTACCGGGGAGTTATTTTCCCCGTCGATGGCGACGAGCTCTCCCTTTTCGAAGGTCAATGTCACCTCTGAAGGTTCTTTTTGTTGCAATTGGCTGGGGTAGGCGGATTCCGGCAGCGGCTTCTGCGAGGTCAAGGTTTCCTCGCCGCCTACCGATGTCCCCCAGAGTCCCCTGTTGATGGAGTATTTTGCTTTTTCCCAAGCGTAATCGACCCCGTTCTCTTTGAGATACTCGATTTCGGCCTCCCGCGAAAGGGTATTGTCCCTAATCGGGGTAATGATTTCGATCTCGGGCGCGATAATCTGGAATATCATATCGAAACGCACCTGATCGTTGCCCGCGCCCGTGCTGCCATGTGCGATATAGTTCGCTCCGATTTTTTGGGCATATTTGACGATTTCTATGGCCTGTACGATGCGCTCCGCGCTGACCGATAGGGGATAGGTGTTGTTTTTCAGCACGTTGCCGAAGATGAGGTATTTGACCACCTTCTCGTAAAAGTACTGTACGGCATCGATAGAGGTGTACGAGCTGGCGCCCAGCTGTAACGCCTTTTCTTCGATATCGGCGATTTCTTCCTTTGAGAATCCGCCCGTGTTGACGCTGACGGCATGGACCTCAAAGTCTTTTTCCTTGGATAGATATTTGGCGCAGTACGAAGTGTCGAGCCCGCCGCTGTATGCCAGTACTAGTTTTTTCATTTTTTAATATTTAGGGTTAGAATAAAGAGAAGAGAATAAAGAAAAAAACTTTTCATAGCTTATCTCTTATCTCTATTCTATTTTCTTCTTCTTCCTTCGCAAAAACAAACTCTCCTTAATGCTCTTCAAGCGTTTAAAGCCTTTGCTGTCCGGTTTTTTCTTGACTTTCGATGTTGCCTTGGCCTTGGGGTCGTGCAGCATGCCCGTACACAGGCACATTTTATACTCGGTTCGAGTCAGTACGTCGAAGTTCTTGCAGGTTTGGCAGCCCTTCCAGAATTCAGGATCGTCGGTCAGTTCCGAGAAGGTGACCGGTTTATAGCCGAGTTCATAGTTCATCTTCATGACCGCCAGCCCCGTAGTGATCCCAAAAATTTTGGCATCGGGGAATTTTTCCCGTGAAAGTTCGAATATCCTTTTTTTGATTTTTTTGGCCAGGCCTTGTTTTCGGAAATCAGGGTGTACGATCAAACCGGAATTAGCTACGAATTTTTCGTGTTCCCATACCTCGATATAGCAAAAACCGGCGAAGGCATCCCCCTCGAGGGCAATGACCGCGTTGCCGTTGCTCAGCCTTTTTCGAATGTATTCGGGGGTACGTTGTGCGATGCCCGTGCCGCGGACCTTGGCCGATTCGGCGATGGTGTCGCAGATGGTTTTGGCGTACTTAAAATGGGATTCGTTAGCAATTACGATGTCCATTGCTATGGATGTTTGAAAGGAGATGAAGAAAAGTTTTTGGAGCTGTGCGGAAATGGACTCACCTATTTCCATGAAAAGTTATACGTACCCTTACGGGCGACGGCGGCGAGCGAACGGACGAACTGGAGCGGGGATGCTCTTGACCATATCTATGTGATTTTGTCCTTGCATTGAATTCCAAATGTACAAGATTACAACGAAACTACAACCATCGAAGCTCAA
Encoded here:
- a CDS encoding aspartate aminotransferase family protein is translated as MKLFDVYPLYDVTPVSAEGIVVTDDKGQEYLDFYGGHAVISIGHSHPRYVKRLKDQLDNIGFYSNSVKNPLQAEVAEKLGRLSGCGDYNLFLCNSGAEANENALKLASFHTGKSRVIAFDNSFHGRTSAAVAVTDNPKINAPINRQQKVTFLPFNDGDALKKEIEKGDVCAVIFEAVQGVGGLDEPSTEFYRILQKLCNANQVVLIADEVQSGFGRTGKFFGFQHHNALVESESNIDPDIISIAKGMGNGFPVGGILIHKDIKASYGLLGTTFGGNHLACAATLAVLEVLVDERLIENAKQMEGYFRGLAADIPQIKKVKGRGLMLGLEFDFEVAELRKRLIDNQHLFTGGAKNKHLLRVLPALNVTERDLDVLFEGLKNELQNVNQ
- the proC gene encoding pyrroline-5-carboxylate reductase, translating into MKIAIIGAGNLGLSIAKGLLNTDGATTLYLTKRNLDDIRDFEKYGNVTITSDNRRAVENSDILILAVQPSQLEFLLENTKDLLTEKHLVISTITGFSIAKMEAIIGDGHPIIRSMPNTAISVGKSMTCLCSNESGKKRVALAKAIFNRMGHSMEIPESQMQAATVICASGIAFWMRLIRATTQGAIQLGFDAKEAQELAMHTCNGAANLLIASGSHPEAEIDKVTTPKGCTIQGLNEMEHQGLSSSLIQGIAASYAKISLIQEGQL
- the argC gene encoding N-acetyl-gamma-glutamyl-phosphate reductase, with translation MINVGIIGGSGYTGGELIRILLQHPQAKIDFVYSTTRAGKKVTTAHPDLLGTTEMEFTGGINPAVDVVFLCLGHGNSSKFLQENKFSDRTKIIDLSTDFRLQEDAVFEGKEFVYGLPELKKSDIQKANHIANPGCFATTIELALLPLAQAGLLQHDIHINAITGSTGAGVRPSETTHFSWRNNNASWYKPFTHQHLEEIEEVLKSRHPHIGELYFLPHRGDFPRGILATAYTKFNGNEEDAIQLYRNFYKEAAFTHVAEAPLHLKQVVNTNNCHIHLHKHKNILLITSATDNLLKGASGQAVQNMNLMFGFPEDDGLRLKAGVF
- a CDS encoding argininosuccinate synthase: MKKLVLAYSGGLDTSYCAKYLSKEKDFEVHAVSVNTGGFSKEEIADIEEKALQLGASSYTSIDAVQYFYEKVVKYLIFGNVLKNNTYPLSVSAERIVQAIEIVKYAQKIGANYIAHGSTGAGNDQVRFDMIFQIIAPEIEIITPIRDNTLSREAEIEYLKENGVDYAWEKAKYSINRGLWGTSVGGEETLTSQKPLPESAYPSQLQQKEPSEVTLTFEKGELVAIDGENNSPVENIIKLEALASKYAIGRDIHVGDTIIGTKGRVGFEASASLIIIKAHHLLEKHTLGKWQQFQKEQLGNFYGMLLHEGNYLDEVMRNIEAFLTDTQKNVSGDVFVSLHPYRFELNGIESEHDLMSAAFGSYGEVNKGWTADDAKGFIKLLSNPGKIYNHVNRSSNSQRKN
- a CDS encoding GNAT family N-acetyltransferase; this translates as MDIVIANESHFKYAKTICDTIAESAKVRGTGIAQRTPEYIRKRLSNGNAVIALEGDAFAGFCYIEVWEHEKFVANSGLIVHPDFRKQGLAKKIKKRIFELSREKFPDAKIFGITTGLAVMKMNYELGYKPVTFSELTDDPEFWKGCQTCKNFDVLTRTEYKMCLCTGMLHDPKAKATSKVKKKPDSKGFKRLKSIKESLFLRRKKKKIE